A window of the Candidatus Saccharibacteria bacterium oral taxon 488 genome harbors these coding sequences:
- a CDS encoding mannose-1-phosphate guanyltransferase: MIAVIIAGGSGTRLWPLSTSTQPKQLLALTSERTMVQQAYDRARKLGDTIYVVTEASHAGALRAQLPELPDEAFLIEPGRRGTAHCIVFALDYINRHHDQTEPIAFIHSDHNVRDTQGFARSFATAGRVSTEQQCITLIGIEPTFPSTGFGYIQRDGVIDASAGVYNVESFKEKPDYETAKQYVESGNYLWNCGYFVGSVDVFRNEMQRSAPDLWSNYQTLASIADFGSEAYNHAYLALDNQVIDIALIEKAHQLAMVSASFDWMDIGNFKDLHDAVTKDEAGNYAYGDNIHTIDVANTYIRNEQPDKPVAVIGLDNVVVVNTPDGVLVARRDVAAKCGDIAKQLQR, from the coding sequence ATGATAGCTGTAATTATTGCCGGTGGTTCAGGCACGCGTCTCTGGCCACTCTCAACCTCTACTCAACCAAAACAACTTTTGGCGTTAACTAGTGAGCGCACCATGGTCCAACAAGCCTATGACCGGGCGAGAAAGCTCGGTGATACTATCTACGTGGTGACCGAGGCCAGCCACGCCGGGGCGCTGCGGGCACAGCTACCGGAATTGCCGGACGAGGCCTTTCTGATCGAGCCGGGACGGCGGGGGACAGCGCACTGTATCGTGTTTGCGCTGGATTATATCAATCGTCATCATGACCAGACTGAGCCGATTGCCTTCATTCATTCTGATCATAATGTGCGCGACACCCAAGGGTTTGCTCGTTCGTTTGCTACGGCAGGCCGGGTGTCGACCGAGCAGCAGTGCATTACGCTGATTGGCATTGAGCCGACCTTTCCGTCGACTGGATTTGGTTATATTCAGCGCGATGGAGTGATTGATGCTAGTGCAGGCGTCTATAATGTAGAGTCGTTCAAAGAGAAGCCTGATTACGAGACGGCGAAGCAGTATGTCGAGTCGGGAAATTATTTGTGGAATTGTGGCTACTTTGTTGGCTCAGTTGACGTGTTTAGGAATGAAATGCAGCGGAGTGCTCCAGATCTGTGGTCAAATTACCAGACGTTAGCGTCAATTGCTGACTTTGGTAGCGAGGCTTACAATCACGCGTACCTGGCGCTAGATAATCAAGTCATCGACATCGCCCTGATCGAAAAAGCTCATCAGCTGGCTATGGTATCAGCCAGCTTTGACTGGATGGACATCGGTAATTTCAAGGATCTACACGACGCGGTTACCAAGGATGAGGCGGGTAATTACGCATATGGTGACAACATTCATACCATCGACGTCGCCAATACCTATATTCGTAATGAGCAGCCAGACAAGCCGGTGGCGGTGATCGGCCTTGATAATGTAGTGGTGGTCAACACACCAGACGGTGTGCTGGTGGCACGGCGAGATGTGGCCGCCAAGTGTGGTGACATCGCAAAGCAGTTGCAAAGATAG
- a CDS encoding glycosyltransferase family 4 protein, giving the protein MRTQPTIAIVHDWLYGGGAEQVVLALHRLYPDAPIYTSYCSRKWREKLDNKVVTGYLQHWPFAQLRRLLPVLRQRWFARLDLEQFDIIISSSGNGEAKFIRTTRLDQRHICYCHTPTHFYWRHYQEYLRRPSFRPRWLARLGLRLLVRPLRRRDYQAAQRVDVFLANSTAIQADIKQFYDRDSIVVFPPVQTTSFMALAKTRPRSVTLPDRPRCLVWGRLVPMKRLDLVIRACQQLGWPLDIMGDGPDRERLEKLAGDSTRFLGYVSDEARAAAIQQADLFLFTAHEDFGVAPVEALAAGLPVVAYQAGGALDYINPGKNGWFFAEQTAESLVATLQTLPGQQISPRAIAASAKPFAEPAFTLAIKKIVTNERRGAHAHRH; this is encoded by the coding sequence ATGCGCACCCAGCCGACCATCGCGATCGTTCACGACTGGTTGTATGGCGGCGGTGCCGAGCAAGTTGTTCTGGCGCTACACCGGCTCTATCCTGACGCCCCGATTTATACCTCGTATTGCTCCCGAAAGTGGCGAGAGAAGCTTGATAACAAGGTAGTGACCGGGTACTTACAGCATTGGCCATTTGCCCAGCTCAGGCGACTACTGCCGGTACTCAGGCAGCGGTGGTTTGCGCGGTTGGATTTAGAGCAATTTGATATTATCATTTCCAGCTCTGGTAACGGCGAGGCCAAGTTTATCCGAACTACCCGCCTCGATCAACGACATATCTGTTATTGTCATACGCCGACGCATTTTTATTGGCGACACTACCAGGAATACCTGCGTCGACCGAGCTTTCGGCCGCGGTGGCTGGCGCGACTGGGCTTGCGGCTGCTGGTCCGGCCCCTCCGGCGGCGTGATTATCAGGCGGCGCAGCGGGTTGATGTCTTTTTAGCTAATTCCACTGCCATTCAGGCCGATATCAAGCAGTTTTATGACCGAGACAGCATCGTCGTCTTTCCGCCGGTGCAAACAACCAGCTTTATGGCGCTCGCAAAAACCAGGCCGCGCTCCGTCACGCTACCCGACCGACCGCGCTGCCTGGTGTGGGGGCGACTGGTGCCGATGAAGCGGCTAGACTTGGTGATCCGGGCCTGCCAGCAGCTTGGTTGGCCGCTCGACATCATGGGTGATGGGCCTGATCGCGAGCGGCTGGAGAAGCTGGCGGGTGACTCGACGCGCTTTCTTGGCTACGTCAGTGACGAGGCCCGGGCTGCCGCCATCCAACAAGCCGACTTATTCCTATTTACCGCCCACGAAGATTTTGGCGTCGCACCAGTTGAAGCCTTGGCTGCTGGGCTGCCGGTGGTAGCGTATCAGGCCGGTGGCGCACTGGACTATATCAACCCTGGTAAGAACGGCTGGTTTTTCGCTGAACAAACGGCTGAAAGCTTAGTAGCAACGCTCCAGACACTGCCTGGTCAACAGATCTCGCCGCGGGCCATCGCCGCCTCCGCCAAACCATTTGCCGAACCTGCCTTTACACTCGCTATAAAGAAAATTGTAACCAACGAAAGGAGGGGTGCTCATGCGCATCGCCATTGA
- a CDS encoding sugar phosphate isomerase/epimerase — MKLAISNIAWTNEEEADVAAKLRELGVRYVEIAPTKRWDDPTKATPEQINEYVEWWRGYGIEIVAFQSMLFARPDLKLFESSELRNEMQQYMADFLRLAGDMGAGRLVFGSPKNRQRGAMSVEEADGIASRFFAELGDVAKEHNTMLCIEPNAPQYNCDYVTTADEGARLVRTINSEGIGLHLDTACMALAGDDIGESIRNNGDILKHFHVSAPMLDRVYDRDDVDYRAAADALKSIGYEGVVSIEMRPGEQGESVKRVEDAVSFVQSVFEV, encoded by the coding sequence ATGAAACTAGCTATATCGAATATCGCATGGACAAATGAAGAAGAGGCGGACGTCGCCGCAAAGCTGCGGGAGCTTGGCGTGCGCTACGTCGAGATTGCACCGACAAAGCGCTGGGACGATCCGACCAAGGCGACTCCCGAGCAAATTAACGAGTATGTCGAGTGGTGGAGGGGGTATGGCATTGAGATCGTGGCCTTTCAGTCGATGCTGTTTGCGCGCCCTGACCTAAAGCTGTTTGAATCAAGCGAACTTCGCAACGAGATGCAGCAATATATGGCTGACTTTTTGCGGTTAGCTGGGGATATGGGTGCTGGTCGGCTGGTATTTGGTTCACCAAAGAATCGACAGCGCGGTGCGATGTCAGTAGAAGAGGCGGACGGTATCGCAAGCCGTTTCTTTGCCGAGCTCGGTGATGTCGCCAAGGAGCATAACACCATGCTCTGTATCGAACCAAACGCCCCCCAATACAATTGTGACTACGTGACAACGGCGGATGAAGGCGCACGGCTGGTTCGTACGATTAACTCGGAGGGGATTGGCCTACATCTTGACACGGCATGTATGGCGCTGGCTGGCGATGATATTGGCGAATCGATACGAAACAATGGCGATATCTTGAAGCATTTTCACGTTAGCGCTCCGATGCTTGATCGAGTTTATGATCGAGACGATGTTGACTATCGCGCTGCAGCTGATGCGCTAAAGTCCATTGGCTATGAGGGTGTTGTGTCAATCGAAATGCGTCCGGGTGAACAGGGAGAGAGCGTGAAGCGTGTAGAGGACGCAGTATCGTTTGTGCAAAGCGTTTTTGAAGTGTAA
- a CDS encoding ASCH domain-containing protein encodes MKIWHSGRESKLLDDIIAGRKTVEGRLNRGKFAEYRVGDKIHLRRDVRDAEGILHDGEPDQARVEIIAIRHYNSFLEMVQVEGYHRVIPHATSAEAAAAEYNKYYSAADQKHYGVLAVEVRSLL; translated from the coding sequence ATGAAAATCTGGCACTCAGGACGAGAATCAAAATTACTCGACGATATTATCGCCGGGCGGAAGACGGTTGAAGGTCGATTGAATCGCGGAAAGTTTGCCGAGTATCGAGTCGGCGATAAGATTCACCTGCGCCGCGATGTTCGCGATGCCGAAGGAATACTACACGACGGCGAACCAGATCAAGCACGCGTGGAGATTATCGCTATCCGCCACTACAATTCCTTTTTAGAAATGGTGCAGGTCGAGGGTTACCACCGTGTTATTCCGCACGCCACTAGTGCCGAAGCTGCCGCTGCCGAATACAACAAATATTATTCCGCTGCTGACCAAAAACATTATGGCGTGCTAGCAGTGGAGGTTCGCTCATTGCTTTAA
- a CDS encoding glycosyltransferase gives MAKNSSTKTNKKSSKQDIFVSVIVVTRDFDDFPDYCRRLSQRLMGSYTNYEIIIVDNDLSQNSVIAVSGLLDELPCMRLIRLSRQYTYDIAIIAGLEGAIGDYAVVTNPAIDGIEDVMNIVEANKKHDIVQGVADITTKCLLSKSGIGRRLFYWYNRKYINIDIPLQATYLISLNRRAIRAITLSTRHDSHIRHMIRTIGYSYTEYTYSPLVDPVKKHGFGRGTLEALDIITSHSTHPLRFMSWVGFFASVVNMMYALYVVVIALTKKNVAEGWVSTSLELSGMFFILFLFMVILSEYIGKILVESRQDARYYVLDELSSTTSLANAERKNITS, from the coding sequence ATGGCAAAAAATAGTTCGACTAAGACAAATAAAAAATCGAGTAAACAAGATATCTTTGTGTCGGTTATTGTCGTAACGCGCGACTTTGATGATTTTCCCGACTATTGTCGCAGGCTCTCACAGAGATTAATGGGTAGCTACACAAATTATGAGATTATAATTGTCGATAATGATTTGAGTCAAAATAGTGTGATTGCTGTCAGCGGGCTTCTCGATGAACTGCCATGTATGCGGCTTATCCGCCTCTCTCGACAATACACATATGACATCGCCATTATTGCTGGTCTCGAAGGGGCGATTGGCGATTATGCGGTAGTAACTAATCCCGCTATTGACGGCATAGAGGATGTAATGAACATTGTTGAGGCGAATAAAAAACACGATATCGTGCAGGGTGTTGCCGACATAACCACAAAGTGCCTTTTGTCAAAATCTGGTATCGGTCGCAGGTTGTTTTATTGGTATAATCGCAAATACATCAATATAGATATTCCACTACAAGCAACATATCTTATATCTCTCAATCGTCGTGCCATACGAGCGATAACTCTATCAACTCGACATGATAGCCACATTCGGCACATGATAAGGACTATCGGCTATTCATATACCGAGTATACCTATTCACCTCTGGTTGATCCTGTAAAAAAACACGGTTTTGGACGAGGGACGCTAGAGGCGCTCGATATTATCACCAGCCACTCGACGCACCCGCTCCGCTTTATGTCGTGGGTTGGGTTCTTTGCTAGTGTTGTAAATATGATGTATGCGCTTTATGTTGTGGTCATAGCTCTCACCAAAAAGAATGTTGCAGAGGGCTGGGTGTCGACGTCGCTTGAGCTATCAGGAATGTTTTTCATCCTATTTTTATTTATGGTAATTCTGTCTGAATACATTGGTAAAATACTAGTAGAATCGCGACAAGATGCCAGGTATTATGTGCTTGACGAGCTGAGCAGTACAACGTCACTAGCGAACGCAGAAAGGAAGAATATTACATCATGA
- a CDS encoding sugar phosphate isomerase/epimerase, which produces MSSKESMKLAISNIAFGEDQQEALKRVSQCGVEGLVIAPTIIWPSVSEIANLSGDRLETLKRKAGEYRNRLGDLGLAVVGLQSLTYGIGENAKIFGTEEEGRNLTEHLKRLTDLARSLGADSMSFGSPGLRNPGELSDKQAMERVAELFGRVAIAAHDNNTQIALEPLSGYGNKFVESLEQARELTDRINHPGFGIHPDTAAMHGAGDMPEDLASLIRNHRDNVRGIDASAPELKRLSLAPEVPQGGYMDALRGANYDGWVSIEMRGPLNPKVLKEEIEIFKKQCGLAA; this is translated from the coding sequence ATGAGTTCGAAAGAGTCAATGAAGCTTGCTATCTCGAATATTGCTTTTGGTGAAGATCAACAAGAAGCGCTGAAGCGTGTGTCGCAGTGTGGTGTTGAGGGGCTTGTAATTGCGCCGACGATAATTTGGCCAAGCGTATCGGAAATTGCCAATCTCTCTGGGGATCGACTCGAAACTTTGAAGCGGAAAGCTGGAGAATATCGCAATCGTCTCGGGGATCTCGGTCTGGCGGTTGTTGGGCTGCAATCGTTGACATACGGGATTGGAGAGAACGCGAAGATTTTCGGTACCGAAGAAGAGGGTAGAAATCTAACAGAACACCTAAAGAGACTAACCGACCTTGCTAGGTCACTCGGTGCAGACTCGATGTCATTTGGTTCACCGGGGTTACGCAACCCGGGGGAGCTTAGTGACAAGCAGGCTATGGAGAGAGTGGCTGAACTGTTTGGCAGAGTTGCTATTGCGGCCCACGATAACAATACCCAGATAGCACTCGAGCCGCTGTCAGGCTATGGCAACAAGTTCGTGGAAAGCTTAGAACAGGCCAGGGAACTGACTGATCGTATCAATCATCCGGGATTTGGAATTCATCCTGATACGGCAGCGATGCATGGTGCTGGGGACATGCCAGAGGATTTGGCTTCACTGATTCGTAACCATAGAGATAATGTACGCGGTATTGATGCCAGTGCTCCGGAGCTGAAGCGGCTTTCACTTGCGCCGGAGGTTCCCCAGGGAGGCTATATGGATGCCCTCAGAGGGGCTAATTATGATGGCTGGGTATCAATCGAAATGAGAGGTCCTTTGAACCCAAAGGTTCTTAAGGAGGAGATCGAAATCTTCAAAAAGCAATGTGGTCTCGCGGCATAG
- a CDS encoding peptidase U61, with protein sequence MIPEELQPGDEVRIVTPARSASDIDERVLDRAKAALESLGLKVTFSKNTFSRSQRGCPTDDEKVEDLHEAFMDENVKCVLAAIGGFNSNQLLGKINWRIIKDNPKIFGGFSDITVLNHAILAKTGLVTYAMPNFYCFSLPPENSYSLEYFQRRLFADQPAEYTVRSAKQWYDLPWDYDEKIASP encoded by the coding sequence ATGATACCAGAGGAATTACAGCCAGGCGATGAAGTGAGGATAGTTACGCCGGCGCGCTCAGCGAGTGATATTGACGAAAGAGTTTTAGATCGGGCGAAAGCGGCGTTAGAATCACTGGGTTTAAAGGTTACGTTTAGCAAAAATACTTTTTCTCGGAGTCAGCGAGGTTGCCCGACGGACGATGAAAAGGTTGAAGATTTACACGAAGCGTTTATGGATGAAAATGTGAAGTGTGTCTTGGCGGCTATCGGCGGATTTAATTCAAATCAGTTGTTAGGCAAAATTAACTGGCGGATTATTAAAGACAATCCGAAGATCTTTGGTGGCTTTTCTGATATCACCGTTCTTAATCACGCTATTTTAGCTAAAACTGGGTTGGTGACTTATGCGATGCCAAATTTCTATTGTTTTAGTTTGCCGCCGGAAAATAGTTATTCATTGGAATATTTTCAGCGGCGTTTGTTTGCTGATCAACCGGCAGAATATACTGTTCGCTCAGCAAAGCAATGGTATGACTTGCCGTGGGATTATGATGAAAAAATCGCCTCGCCGTAG
- a CDS encoding NAD-dependent epimerase/dehydratase family protein, whose protein sequence is MKTALIGYTGFVGGNIKSQHEFDDYYNSKNIADIEGQEYDLVVSAANRAEMWRINQEPEVDRAEIEGFISHIKKVKIKKLVLISTVGVYKNPNGANEDTPIETEGLLPYGVNRYYLEQFCRENFDTTIVRLPGLFGDGLKKNVIYDLMNNNMVEKIHADGMYQYYNLANIWRDITTALENNLPLVNFATPPVSTREVAKVAFGIEFTNTPEGVTPAYWDMHSKYAEVYGGEGNYLYTKAEELAGIKEFVAKNK, encoded by the coding sequence ATGAAGACTGCCTTAATTGGGTACACCGGATTCGTCGGTGGAAATATAAAGAGTCAACATGAGTTTGACGACTATTATAATAGTAAAAATATAGCTGACATTGAAGGTCAAGAGTACGACTTGGTAGTGAGTGCGGCAAACCGTGCTGAAATGTGGCGGATCAATCAGGAGCCAGAAGTTGACCGCGCGGAGATTGAAGGGTTTATCTCACATATCAAAAAGGTAAAGATTAAGAAGCTCGTCCTGATTTCAACAGTCGGTGTTTATAAAAATCCAAATGGTGCTAACGAAGATACGCCCATTGAAACCGAAGGGCTTTTGCCATACGGAGTTAATAGGTATTACCTTGAGCAATTCTGTCGTGAGAACTTTGACACAACAATTGTTCGCCTGCCGGGGTTATTTGGTGACGGGCTGAAGAAGAACGTTATTTATGATCTGATGAACAATAACATGGTTGAGAAAATCCATGCTGATGGCATGTATCAGTACTATAATCTCGCCAATATTTGGCGCGATATCACCACTGCTCTAGAGAATAATCTGCCGCTGGTTAATTTTGCGACGCCGCCAGTCAGCACGCGGGAAGTCGCCAAGGTTGCCTTTGGTATAGAGTTTACCAACACACCAGAAGGAGTAACACCGGCCTACTGGGATATGCACAGTAAATACGCTGAGGTGTATGGCGGCGAGGGCAATTATCTATATACAAAGGCAGAGGAGCTAGCTGGCATCAAGGAGTTTGTTGCAAAAAATAAGTAA
- a CDS encoding glycosyltransferase family 2 protein, whose protein sequence is MTKTPIVNKQDHIRQDHPEWEFPDFEVNEINKKKHKYCVCIFVINEGERVQKQLQKMKPLAKQIDIVVADGGSTDGSLEADFLKSQDVRALLTKRGKGKLSAQMRMAFAWALSEGYEGVVVVDGNGKDSIERIPDFIKMLDQGYDHIQGSRFIPGGKAVNTPLSREIGLHLIHAPLISLAAGKRHTDTTNGFRAYSARLLKDPDIAVFRDIFQTYELHYYLAIESSRRKQYKTAETPVVRTYPKKGKTPTKISPIKGNMHVLKVLFYAVAGKYRKHKK, encoded by the coding sequence ATGACAAAAACCCCTATAGTCAATAAACAAGATCATATTCGTCAAGACCATCCGGAGTGGGAGTTTCCAGACTTTGAGGTAAATGAAATAAACAAGAAAAAACATAAATATTGTGTATGTATTTTCGTCATTAATGAGGGAGAGCGTGTTCAAAAGCAACTACAAAAAATGAAGCCGCTAGCAAAACAGATTGATATTGTAGTGGCTGATGGTGGTAGCACTGATGGTTCACTTGAGGCTGATTTTTTGAAATCTCAAGACGTACGCGCTTTATTGACAAAAAGGGGCAAGGGTAAGTTAAGTGCACAGATGAGAATGGCGTTCGCCTGGGCTCTTTCTGAGGGTTATGAAGGAGTGGTTGTTGTTGACGGTAATGGCAAGGATAGTATAGAGAGAATTCCTGATTTTATTAAGATGCTTGATCAGGGGTATGACCATATTCAGGGTTCACGGTTTATACCGGGCGGCAAGGCGGTAAATACGCCGCTTTCGAGAGAGATAGGTCTTCATCTTATTCATGCGCCGCTGATAAGTCTTGCGGCTGGTAAGAGGCATACCGATACCACAAATGGCTTTCGTGCGTATAGCGCAAGGCTGCTCAAAGACCCGGATATTGCTGTATTTCGTGATATATTTCAAACTTATGAACTTCATTACTACCTCGCTATCGAGAGTAGCCGCCGCAAACAATATAAAACCGCCGAAACGCCAGTGGTGCGAACATATCCGAAGAAAGGTAAAACACCAACAAAAATCAGCCCCATTAAGGGAAATATGCATGTTCTGAAGGTGTTGTTTTATGCGGTGGCCGGAAAATATCGCAAACATAAAAAATAG
- a CDS encoding sugar transferase, with product MKKNSDFYFKLVLIGLDVLALVGAFTAAYIMRVSLDTRPFHVQIGALEFITSIVLMLPLWVVLFSFFGLYDREHYIHPLREFWRLGMAAVCGIMMMISFSFFSNTPLFPAKMVVIYALIISFVILLILRSAANIVRLHLLRKNIGIKRVALVGNAESTRTLAEFISAHPSTGFHLSAIISKDGLIPPRLKGLRRSTLASALTRDKIDAIIQTDTARSEAHYNLAEQHYLDFYQAPALDGLMTARHTVEIINSVPLAYIHPTPLATGYGRVVKRLMDLIGATIGIIITSPIMLLVAIAVKLGDPRGPVLMHGQQRRRLTQFNRPFKVYKFRSHYAKFDGKTDEEVFAMIGKPELIDEYRQNGDRLNHDFRVTPVGRFIRRFSLDELPQLFNVIKGDISLVGPRALVPHELSNYEKKHTLLTVKSGLTGLAVVSGRRSIGFEERRRLDLYYVQNWSLWLDITILLKTCLVIFKKES from the coding sequence ATGAAGAAGAACTCTGATTTTTACTTCAAATTGGTGTTGATCGGGCTGGACGTACTGGCGCTAGTTGGTGCGTTCACGGCGGCATACATCATGCGCGTATCACTCGACACGCGGCCTTTCCATGTACAAATCGGGGCGCTGGAGTTTATCACGTCGATTGTACTGATGCTGCCGCTATGGGTTGTCTTGTTCTCGTTTTTTGGGCTATACGACCGTGAGCACTATATTCATCCGCTGCGCGAATTTTGGCGACTTGGTATGGCGGCGGTTTGCGGCATCATGATGATGATCTCCTTTAGCTTCTTTAGCAACACACCGCTCTTTCCGGCCAAGATGGTGGTGATTTATGCGCTGATCATCAGCTTTGTCATCTTGCTCATCCTGCGTAGCGCTGCCAATATCGTGCGGCTGCATCTGCTGCGCAAAAACATCGGCATCAAGCGTGTGGCGCTGGTCGGCAATGCCGAATCGACGCGAACGCTGGCCGAGTTTATCAGCGCCCACCCGTCAACCGGCTTTCACCTCAGTGCTATTATTTCTAAAGACGGACTCATCCCGCCACGGCTCAAGGGTTTGCGGCGTTCGACATTGGCATCGGCCTTGACTCGCGATAAGATTGACGCCATTATTCAGACCGACACTGCTCGCAGCGAAGCGCACTATAACTTGGCGGAGCAGCACTATCTTGATTTTTATCAAGCGCCAGCCCTCGACGGTCTGATGACCGCACGGCATACAGTCGAGATTATCAATTCCGTGCCGCTGGCATACATTCACCCAACACCGCTAGCCACCGGCTACGGACGCGTGGTCAAACGGTTGATGGATCTCATCGGTGCGACCATCGGCATTATCATTACCTCGCCGATTATGCTACTGGTGGCAATCGCCGTTAAGCTCGGCGACCCGCGCGGCCCCGTACTGATGCATGGACAGCAGCGGCGACGCTTAACCCAGTTTAATCGCCCGTTCAAGGTATATAAATTTCGCTCGCACTACGCCAAGTTTGACGGCAAAACTGACGAGGAGGTGTTCGCGATGATTGGCAAACCGGAGCTGATCGACGAATATCGGCAAAATGGTGATAGGCTCAACCACGACTTTCGCGTCACACCAGTCGGTCGTTTCATTCGCCGGTTTAGCCTCGACGAACTGCCGCAGTTATTTAACGTTATCAAGGGCGATATTAGCCTCGTTGGGCCGCGGGCGCTGGTGCCGCACGAGCTGAGCAATTACGAGAAAAAGCACACGCTACTGACGGTCAAGTCTGGCCTGACTGGCCTAGCGGTTGTGTCGGGGCGGCGCAGTATCGGCTTTGAAGAGCGGCGGCGACTGGATCTTTATTATGTACAAAACTGGAGTTTATGGCTGGATATCACCATCCTCCTCAAGACCTGCCTGGTCATCTTTAAGAAGGAGTCTTGA
- a CDS encoding glycosyltransferase family 4 protein, producing MRIAIDARTLRTSTGRYVERLIHYLQKIDNKNDYIILLKPKDMDSWQADNPRFQKVACPFAEFSFAEQRGFKKQLEELRPDLVHFAMVQQPVWYRASPVVTTMQDLTTVRFNNPDKNPMVFWIKQQIYKWVNKKVARKSAHIITISDFVKRDLVDFTGVSPDRITVTLESADELPKGNDPVKELVGKKFIMYVGRPTPHKNLRRLIDAFVLLQQKHPELILALAGKKDGNYARHEAYVTERSITNVVFTGFVSDEQLRWMYEHTAVYCFPSLSEGFGLPGLEAMLHGAPVASSTATCLPETHGEAAHYFDPYSVEDMARAIDELLTDEKRRRDLIKKGKQHVKTFSWQRMAEQTLAVYEQYGRKDTDS from the coding sequence ATGCGCATCGCCATTGATGCTCGTACGCTGCGAACGAGCACTGGCCGTTACGTCGAACGGCTGATTCATTATTTACAAAAAATCGACAACAAGAATGACTACATTATTTTGCTCAAGCCAAAGGATATGGACAGCTGGCAGGCCGATAACCCGCGCTTTCAGAAAGTCGCCTGTCCATTTGCTGAATTTTCGTTTGCCGAGCAACGAGGTTTTAAGAAACAGCTGGAGGAGCTGCGCCCAGATCTCGTGCATTTTGCAATGGTTCAGCAGCCCGTGTGGTACCGGGCCAGCCCAGTCGTCACCACCATGCAAGACCTGACCACCGTTCGGTTCAACAACCCCGACAAGAACCCGATGGTCTTCTGGATAAAGCAGCAAATTTATAAATGGGTCAACAAAAAAGTTGCCCGAAAGTCAGCTCATATCATCACCATTTCTGACTTTGTCAAGCGTGACTTGGTGGATTTTACCGGAGTTAGTCCAGACAGGATTACCGTGACGCTTGAGTCCGCCGACGAGCTACCAAAGGGCAATGATCCGGTCAAGGAGCTGGTTGGAAAAAAGTTTATCATGTATGTTGGCCGACCGACACCGCATAAAAATTTGCGGCGGCTGATCGATGCATTTGTGCTACTACAGCAGAAGCATCCTGAGTTGATACTGGCATTAGCGGGTAAAAAGGACGGTAACTACGCTCGCCATGAGGCGTATGTTACTGAACGCAGTATTACAAATGTCGTTTTCACTGGTTTTGTGTCGGACGAGCAACTGCGCTGGATGTACGAGCATACAGCTGTGTACTGCTTCCCGTCGCTAAGCGAAGGTTTTGGCCTACCGGGTCTCGAAGCCATGCTGCACGGCGCACCGGTCGCCTCGAGCACCGCCACTTGCCTGCCGGAAACGCATGGCGAGGCGGCTCACTACTTTGACCCATATAGCGTCGAGGATATGGCGCGGGCAATTGACGAGCTTCTGACTGACGAGAAACGACGCCGTGACCTCATCAAGAAGGGTAAACAGCACGTCAAAACCTTCTCGTGGCAGCGAATGGCCGAGCAGACGCTGGCGGTGTATGAGCAGTATGGCCGCAAAGACACTGACTCATAG